Proteins encoded together in one Streptomyces sp. NA04227 window:
- the rpsF gene encoding 30S ribosomal protein S6 has protein sequence MRHYEVMVILDPDLEERAVSPLIENFLSVVREGNGKVEKVDTWGRRRLSYEIKKKPEGIYSVIDLQAEPAIVKELDRQMNLNESVLRTKVLRPETH, from the coding sequence ATGCGTCACTACGAAGTGATGGTCATCCTCGACCCCGATCTCGAGGAGCGCGCTGTCTCCCCGCTGATCGAGAACTTCCTCTCCGTCGTCCGTGAGGGCAACGGAAAGGTCGAGAAGGTCGACACCTGGGGCCGTCGTCGTCTCTCGTACGAGATCAAGAAGAAGCCCGAGGGCATCTACTCGGTCATCGACCTGCAGGCCGAGCCCGCGATCGTCAAGGAGCTCGACCGTCAGATGAACCTGAACGAGTCGGTCCTCCGGACCAAGGTCCTCCGTCCCGAGACCCACTGA
- a CDS encoding single-stranded DNA-binding protein, producing the protein MAGETVITVVGNLVDDPELRFTPSGAAVAKFRVASTPRTFDRQTNEWKDGESLFLTCSVWRQAAENVAESLQRGMRVIVQGRLKQRSYEDREGVKRTVYELDVEEVGASLKNATAKVTKTTGRGGQGQGGYGGGGGQQGGGWGNGPGGGQQQGGGAPADDPWATSAPAGGGQQQQGGGGGWGGGSGSGGGYSDEPPF; encoded by the coding sequence ATGGCAGGCGAGACCGTCATCACGGTCGTCGGCAATCTTGTCGACGACCCCGAGCTGCGCTTCACCCCTTCCGGTGCGGCGGTCGCGAAGTTCCGTGTCGCGTCCACTCCTCGCACCTTCGACCGCCAGACCAATGAGTGGAAGGACGGCGAAAGCCTGTTCCTGACCTGCTCGGTGTGGCGGCAGGCGGCGGAGAACGTCGCCGAGTCGCTCCAGCGCGGCATGCGCGTCATCGTGCAGGGCCGTCTGAAGCAGCGGTCGTACGAGGACCGCGAGGGAGTCAAGCGCACGGTCTACGAGCTCGACGTCGAGGAAGTCGGCGCCAGCTTGAAGAACGCCACGGCCAAGGTCACCAAGACCACGGGCCGCGGTGGCCAGGGCCAGGGCGGATACGGCGGCGGTGGCGGCCAGCAGGGCGGCGGCTGGGGCAACGGCCCCGGTGGCGGTCAGCAGCAGGGCGGCGGCGCTCCCGCCGACGACCCCTGGGCGACCAGCGCGCCGGCCGGTGGCGGTCAGCAGCAGCAGGGCGGCGGCGGTGGCTGGGGCGGCGGCTCCGGCTCCGGTGGCGGCTACTCGGACGAGCCCCCCTTCTAA
- the rpsR gene encoding 30S ribosomal protein S18, with amino-acid sequence MAKPPVRKPKKKVCAFCKDKVTYVDYKDTNMLRKFISDRGKIRARRVTGNCTQHQRDVATAVKNSREMALLPYTSTAR; translated from the coding sequence ATGGCGAAGCCGCCTGTGCGCAAGCCTAAGAAGAAGGTCTGCGCATTCTGCAAGGACAAGGTCACGTACGTGGACTACAAGGACACGAACATGCTGCGGAAGTTCATTTCCGACCGCGGCAAGATCCGTGCCCGCCGCGTGACCGGCAACTGCACGCAGCACCAGCGTGACGTCGCCACGGCCGTCAAGAACAGCCGTGAGATGGCGCTGCTGCCCTACACCTCCACCGCGCGATAA
- the rplI gene encoding 50S ribosomal protein L9, which yields MKIILTHEVSGLGAAGEVVDVKDGYARNYLIPRNFAIRWTKGGEKDVEQIRRARKIHEIATIEQANEIKAQLEGVKVRLAVRSGDAGRLFGSVTPADIASAIKASGGPDVDKRRIELGSPVKTLGTHATSVRLHPEVAAKVNIEVVAA from the coding sequence ATGAAGATCATCCTCACCCACGAGGTCTCCGGCCTCGGTGCCGCCGGCGAAGTTGTCGACGTCAAGGACGGGTACGCCCGTAACTACCTGATCCCGCGGAACTTCGCGATCCGCTGGACCAAGGGTGGCGAGAAGGACGTCGAGCAGATCCGTCGCGCTCGTAAGATCCACGAGATCGCGACGATCGAGCAGGCCAACGAGATCAAGGCACAGCTCGAGGGCGTCAAGGTCCGTCTGGCCGTGCGCTCCGGCGACGCCGGTCGTCTCTTCGGTTCCGTCACCCCGGCCGATATCGCCTCGGCGATCAAGGCTTCCGGTGGCCCCGACGTCGACAAGCGCCGCATCGAGCTGGGCTCGCCCGTCAAGACCCTGGGCACCCACGCCACGTCCGTGCGTCTGCACCCCGAGGTGGCCGCCAAGGTCAACATCGAGGTCGTGGCTGCCTGA
- a CDS encoding MATE family efflux transporter: MTQAPAAAEAGPKRHDREIIALAVPAFGALVAEPLFVMVDSAIVGHLGTAQLAGLGIAASLLTTGVSIFVFLAYATTAAVARRVGAGDLRAAIRQGMDGIWLALLLGAAVLLFLLCTASALVDLFGASSTAAPHATTYLRISALGIPAMLVVLAATGVLRGLQDTRTPLYVAVAGFVANGVLNVVLVYGADLGIAGSAWGTVLAQWGMAAVYLAVVVRGARRHGASLRPDAAGIRACAQAGTPLLIRTLSLRGILIITTTVAARLGDADVAAHQIVLALWSLLAFALDAIAIAGQAIIGRYLGAGDAKGAREACRRMIQWGIASGAVLGVLVLLARPLYIPLFTGDSAVEDTALPALLLVAFAQPVCGVVYVLDGVLMGAGDGRYLAWAMVPTLALFTPLALLIPGFGGGLTALWAALILTMVIRMLTLWLRSRSGRWIVTGATR; this comes from the coding sequence ATGACACAGGCTCCCGCGGCGGCCGAGGCCGGCCCGAAACGGCACGACCGAGAGATCATCGCGCTGGCCGTCCCGGCCTTCGGAGCGCTGGTCGCCGAGCCCCTCTTCGTGATGGTCGACAGCGCGATCGTCGGCCATCTGGGCACCGCCCAACTCGCCGGACTCGGCATCGCCGCGAGCCTGCTCACCACCGGCGTCAGCATCTTCGTCTTCCTCGCCTACGCCACCACCGCCGCCGTCGCCCGCCGGGTCGGCGCCGGAGATCTGCGGGCGGCCATCCGCCAGGGCATGGACGGCATCTGGCTCGCCCTGCTGCTCGGCGCGGCGGTCCTGCTGTTCCTGCTGTGCACGGCCTCGGCACTGGTGGACCTCTTCGGCGCCTCGTCCACCGCCGCCCCGCATGCGACCACCTATCTGCGCATCTCGGCTCTCGGCATCCCCGCGATGCTCGTCGTCCTCGCCGCGACCGGTGTACTGCGCGGACTCCAGGACACCAGGACGCCGCTGTACGTCGCCGTCGCCGGTTTCGTGGCCAACGGGGTACTCAATGTCGTCCTGGTCTACGGCGCCGATCTCGGTATCGCGGGCTCGGCCTGGGGAACCGTTCTCGCGCAGTGGGGGATGGCGGCGGTCTACCTCGCCGTTGTGGTGCGCGGCGCCCGGCGGCACGGTGCCTCGCTGCGCCCGGACGCCGCCGGAATCCGCGCCTGCGCCCAGGCGGGCACGCCACTGCTGATCCGTACGCTCTCCCTGCGCGGCATCCTGATCATCACGACCACGGTGGCGGCCCGCCTCGGCGACGCGGATGTCGCCGCCCACCAGATCGTCCTCGCCCTGTGGAGCCTGCTGGCCTTCGCCCTCGATGCCATCGCGATAGCCGGGCAGGCCATCATCGGCCGTTATCTCGGCGCGGGCGACGCCAAGGGCGCGCGCGAGGCCTGCCGCCGCATGATCCAGTGGGGCATCGCCTCGGGAGCGGTACTGGGTGTGCTCGTACTGCTCGCCCGGCCCCTCTACATCCCGCTGTTCACCGGTGACTCCGCGGTCGAGGACACCGCCTTGCCCGCGCTGCTGCTGGTCGCCTTCGCCCAGCCGGTCTGCGGTGTGGTCTACGTACTCGACGGTGTGCTGATGGGTGCGGGCGACGGCCGCTATCTGGCCTGGGCCATGGTCCCGACGCTGGCGCTCTTCACCCCGCTCGCCCTGCTGATACCGGGATTCGGCGGCGGACTCACCGCCCTGTGGGCCGCACTGATCCTGACGATGGTGATACGGATGCTGACCCTCTGGCTCCGCAGTCGCTCCGGCCGGTGGATCGTCACCGGCGCCACCCGCTGA
- the dnaB gene encoding replicative DNA helicase codes for MSISEPPVQGPWADSDGERLPGSRRRDTDQRGRDNGRRGRDNGQRGREDQHDRGQDDSGWDSGGPAAFERVPPQDLDAEQSVLGGMLLSKDAIADVVEVIKGHDFYRPAHETIFQAVLDLYAKGEPADPITVAAELTKRGEITRVGGASYLHTLVQTVPTAANAEYYAEIVHERAVLRRLVEAGTRITQMGYAADGDVDEIVNSAQAEIYAVTEQRTSEDYLPLGDIMEGALDEIEAIGSRSGEMTGVPTGFTDFDSLTNGLHPGQMIVIAARPAMGKALALDTPLPTPTGWTTMGEVTVGDHLIDAQGRPTRVVAATDIMVGRPCYRLTFDDGTTVIADAEHQWLTDTRASRRAASESGPGRRAYPSVKTTKEIAETVRHLTDGRINHSVRNAAPVDLPERELPVAPYTLGAWLGDGHSAAARITSADAEVLERVARDGMGVLGDKHIPQDYLRASRAQRRALLAGLLDTDGTVTNAGSVQFTSTSRALAEGVRELIVSLGYRCGMATRQVKGRSAESSTAYNLNFTPSDSDVVFGLERKQRVHEERRRKATPRLTQRYIEQVELIESVPVRCVQVDNDDHMYLATRSMVPTHNSTLALDFARAASIKNNLPSVIFSLEMGRNEIAMRLLSAEARVALHHMRSGTMTDEDWTRLARRMPDVSAAPLYIDDSPNLSMMEIRAKCRRLKQRNELKLVVIDYLQLMQSGGSKRAESRQQEVSDMSRNLKLLAKELELPVIALSQLNRGPEQRTDKKPMVSDLRESGSIEQDADMVILLHREDAYEKESPRAGEADLIVAKHRNGPTATITVAFQGHYSRFVDMAQT; via the coding sequence GTGAGCATTTCCGAACCCCCCGTCCAGGGCCCCTGGGCCGACAGCGACGGCGAACGGCTGCCCGGCTCCCGGCGCCGCGACACCGACCAACGCGGCCGCGACAACGGCCGGCGCGGGCGCGACAACGGGCAGCGCGGGCGCGAGGACCAACACGACCGGGGTCAGGACGACTCCGGCTGGGACAGCGGCGGCCCGGCCGCCTTCGAACGCGTTCCCCCGCAGGACCTGGACGCCGAGCAGTCCGTCCTCGGCGGCATGCTCCTGTCCAAGGACGCCATCGCCGACGTCGTCGAGGTCATCAAGGGCCACGACTTCTACCGGCCCGCGCACGAGACGATCTTCCAGGCCGTCCTCGACCTGTACGCGAAGGGCGAGCCCGCCGACCCGATCACGGTCGCCGCCGAACTCACCAAACGCGGCGAGATCACCCGCGTCGGCGGCGCCTCCTACCTGCACACCCTGGTGCAGACCGTCCCCACAGCCGCCAACGCCGAGTACTACGCCGAGATCGTCCACGAACGCGCCGTACTGCGCCGCCTCGTGGAGGCCGGCACCCGTATCACGCAGATGGGATACGCGGCCGACGGCGACGTCGACGAGATCGTCAACAGCGCCCAGGCCGAGATCTACGCCGTCACCGAGCAGCGCACCAGCGAGGACTACCTGCCGCTCGGCGACATCATGGAGGGCGCCCTCGACGAGATCGAGGCGATCGGCTCCCGCAGCGGCGAGATGACCGGAGTCCCCACCGGCTTCACGGACTTCGACTCCCTGACCAACGGCCTGCACCCCGGGCAGATGATCGTGATCGCGGCGCGGCCGGCCATGGGCAAGGCCCTCGCCCTCGACACCCCGCTGCCGACACCGACCGGGTGGACGACCATGGGTGAGGTCACGGTGGGAGACCACCTGATCGACGCCCAGGGCAGGCCCACCCGCGTCGTCGCGGCCACCGACATCATGGTCGGGCGACCCTGCTACCGCCTCACCTTCGACGACGGCACCACTGTGATCGCCGACGCGGAGCACCAGTGGCTCACGGACACCCGGGCGTCCCGCCGGGCCGCGTCGGAGAGTGGTCCCGGCCGACGTGCGTACCCCTCGGTGAAAACCACGAAGGAGATCGCCGAGACCGTCCGTCACCTCACCGACGGCCGGATCAACCACTCGGTCCGCAACGCGGCACCCGTGGACCTGCCCGAGCGCGAACTGCCTGTGGCGCCTTACACGCTGGGTGCATGGCTGGGCGACGGTCACAGCGCGGCCGCCCGGATCACTTCCGCGGATGCCGAGGTCCTGGAGCGGGTGGCGCGGGATGGCATGGGCGTGCTGGGCGACAAGCACATCCCGCAGGACTATCTGCGTGCCTCCCGCGCCCAGCGGCGTGCGCTGCTCGCCGGTCTGCTCGACACGGACGGGACCGTCACGAACGCCGGCTCCGTCCAGTTCACCTCCACCAGCCGGGCCCTCGCCGAAGGGGTCCGTGAGCTCATCGTCAGCCTCGGCTATCGCTGCGGCATGGCCACCAGGCAGGTCAAGGGGCGCTCCGCGGAGTCCTCCACCGCCTACAACCTCAACTTCACGCCTTCCGACTCTGACGTCGTCTTCGGTCTGGAACGCAAGCAGCGCGTACACGAGGAGCGTCGGCGGAAGGCCACACCGCGGCTGACGCAGCGGTACATCGAGCAGGTGGAGCTGATCGAGAGCGTTCCGGTCCGCTGCGTCCAGGTCGACAACGACGACCACATGTACCTGGCCACGCGCTCGATGGTGCCCACGCACAACTCGACGCTCGCCCTGGACTTCGCCCGCGCCGCGTCCATCAAGAACAACCTGCCGAGCGTGATCTTCTCGCTGGAAATGGGCCGCAACGAGATCGCGATGCGGCTGTTGTCCGCCGAGGCGCGGGTCGCGTTGCACCACATGCGCTCGGGCACGATGACCGACGAGGACTGGACACGTCTGGCCCGACGGATGCCGGACGTCTCCGCCGCGCCGCTCTACATCGACGACTCCCCGAACCTGTCGATGATGGAGATCCGGGCCAAGTGCCGCCGCCTCAAGCAGCGCAACGAACTCAAGCTCGTCGTGATCGACTATCTCCAGCTGATGCAGTCCGGCGGCTCCAAGCGGGCCGAGAGCCGTCAGCAGGAAGTCTCCGACATGTCCCGTAACCTCAAGCTCCTCGCCAAGGAGCTGGAGCTCCCGGTCATCGCCCTGTCGCAGCTGAACCGTGGCCCGGAACAGCGCACCGACAAGAAGCCGATGGTCTCCGACCTCCGTGAGAGTGGCTCCATCGAGCAGGACGCCGACATGGTCATCCTGCTCCACCGCGAGGACGCCTACGAGAAGGAGTCCCCGCGCGCGGGCGAGGCGGACCTGATCGTGGCCAAGCACCGTAACGGCCCGACAGCGACGATCACGGTGGCGTTCCAGGGGCACTACTCGCGGTTTGTGGATATGGCGCAGACGTAG
- a CDS encoding PIG-L family deacetylase, translating to MTDRPLTLMAVHAHPDDEASGTGGVLARYAAEGIRTVLVTCTDGGCGDGPGGVKPDDPGHDPAAVALMRRRELEASCEVLKVSDLEMLGYADSGMMGWPSNDAPGSFWRTPVAEGAARLAELMRHYRPDVVVTYDENGFYGHPDHIQAHRITMAALEMTELTPKVYWTTAPHSMVRRFGELMSEFHEDMPEPDPAEAAALAEIGLPDDEISTWVDTTAFSGQKFDALAAHASQGENIFFLRMGKEKFGELMGMETFVRVQDATGAAVPENDLFAGLR from the coding sequence ATGACTGACCGGCCTTTGACGCTCATGGCAGTGCACGCCCACCCCGACGACGAGGCCAGCGGAACCGGAGGGGTCCTCGCGCGGTACGCGGCGGAGGGGATCCGCACGGTTCTCGTGACGTGTACGGACGGCGGTTGCGGTGACGGACCGGGGGGTGTCAAGCCGGACGATCCCGGTCACGATCCGGCGGCGGTCGCCTTGATGCGCCGTCGGGAACTCGAGGCGAGCTGTGAGGTCCTGAAGGTCAGTGATCTGGAGATGCTGGGCTATGCCGACTCCGGGATGATGGGCTGGCCGAGCAACGACGCCCCCGGATCCTTCTGGCGGACCCCCGTGGCGGAAGGCGCGGCCCGGCTCGCGGAACTCATGCGGCACTACCGGCCCGATGTGGTCGTCACGTACGACGAGAACGGCTTCTACGGCCACCCCGACCACATCCAGGCCCACCGCATCACGATGGCGGCGCTGGAGATGACCGAGCTGACGCCGAAGGTGTACTGGACCACGGCGCCCCACTCGATGGTGCGGCGGTTCGGCGAGCTCATGAGCGAGTTTCACGAGGACATGCCGGAGCCGGATCCGGCCGAGGCCGCCGCGCTGGCCGAGATTGGCCTCCCCGACGACGAGATCAGCACGTGGGTGGACACCACCGCGTTCAGCGGTCAGAAGTTCGACGCGTTGGCCGCGCACGCCAGTCAGGGCGAGAACATCTTCTTCCTCAGGATGGGCAAGGAGAAGTTCGGCGAGCTGATGGGCATGGAGACCTTCGTACGTGTCCAGGACGCCACCGGCGCGGCCGTACCGGAGAACGATCTCTTCGCCGGACTGCGCTGA